A genomic window from Gemmatimonadota bacterium includes:
- a CDS encoding carboxypeptidase regulatory-like domain-containing protein, protein MSPRSLLTLCCAGLPAIALSLGQARPSATPFTRAEPAHAAPPTRTDPFTPPASSRAPAPTARAAQDRLVTIRVLADADGSPLANAEVIDRGTGARALTRENGEARVRLPLQGELLLRVRQLGYAYLDLTLEWATLPGGGEEPVVVRLARIPFALPSVSTTAARDCPPIDDNVKPLALWALDQLREGAERYETFRQAYPFRVEIERNTVRRNRMGQVTRANRSRERGDSERWGDRYTPGAVVALHPLGFSVPILFVATLGDPAFWDHHCITTARVEGSDSLRQVRLRFAPSPSAKGSDWGGDALMDSSTSLLRRIEFHLRINQKDGPRRFEGYTTFRSPSSLIVVPESTFAMWWRAEPDAGAEWGLPDVVQLVRSLEIEYRKSRPPR, encoded by the coding sequence GTGTCTCCCCGCTCGCTGCTCACCCTCTGTTGTGCCGGGCTCCCCGCCATCGCGCTGAGCCTCGGCCAGGCGCGCCCGAGCGCCACGCCATTCACGCGTGCGGAACCCGCGCACGCCGCGCCGCCGACGCGCACGGACCCCTTCACCCCGCCCGCGTCCTCTCGCGCCCCAGCGCCTACCGCCCGCGCGGCGCAGGACCGCCTCGTCACCATCCGCGTCCTCGCCGATGCCGACGGGTCGCCGTTGGCCAACGCCGAGGTCATCGATCGGGGGACCGGGGCGCGCGCCCTCACGCGTGAGAACGGGGAGGCGCGCGTGCGACTCCCGCTGCAGGGCGAACTCCTGCTGCGCGTGCGCCAGCTGGGCTACGCGTATCTCGATCTGACGCTCGAGTGGGCGACGCTCCCGGGCGGCGGGGAGGAGCCGGTGGTCGTGCGCCTCGCGCGCATCCCCTTTGCCCTCCCCTCGGTCTCCACCACCGCCGCACGCGATTGCCCCCCGATCGACGACAACGTGAAGCCGCTCGCCTTGTGGGCGCTCGACCAGCTGCGCGAGGGGGCGGAGCGCTACGAGACCTTTCGCCAGGCCTATCCGTTCCGCGTCGAGATCGAACGGAACACCGTCAGGCGCAATCGCATGGGACAGGTGACGCGCGCCAATCGCTCACGCGAACGCGGCGACTCGGAACGCTGGGGCGATCGCTACACCCCGGGTGCAGTCGTCGCCCTTCATCCCCTGGGCTTCAGCGTTCCCATCCTCTTCGTGGCCACCCTTGGCGACCCCGCGTTCTGGGATCATCACTGCATCACCACCGCACGGGTGGAGGGGAGCGATTCGCTGCGGCAGGTGCGGCTCCGCTTTGCCCCCAGCCCGTCGGCCAAGGGGTCCGACTGGGGAGGTGACGCCCTGATGGACTCGTCCACGAGCCTGCTGCGACGCATCGAGTTCCACCTTCGGATCAACCAGAAGGACGGGCCGCGACGGTTCGAGGGGTACACCACCTTCCGTTCGCCGTCGTCGCTCATCGTCGTCCCGGAAAGCACCTTCGCAATGTGGTGGCGCGCCGAGCCCGACGCGGGGGCCGAATGGGGGCTCCCCGACGTCGTGCAGTTGGTGCGCTCGCTGGAGATCGAGTACCGGAAGTCGCGGCCGCCGCGCTGA
- a CDS encoding glycoside hydrolase has translation MRWREIGPTRAGRARAVSGVASLPNTFYAGFDNGGVWRSTDYGANWVPIFDDQPTGSIGAIAVAPTNPNTIYVGSGAGIIRPDLAIGDGMYKSTDAGKTWTHLGLRESQMIAAIAVDPRNENRLFVAVLGHPYGPNPERGVFRSTDGGRTFEKVLYKDEYTSANEVLIDPSDPNTIYATLWQQQQSFIEGQGFGNAGMGIFKSTDGGTTWTQLSDGLPPILQANIAIAPSEPGTLYAVVAPGTGAIGFYKSTDGGAHWFQPVLGANKETPNGKQDMRPLARIGGGDLPTLAIDPKDPKVVYSASVVMWRTMDGGLTWSAVRGAPGGDDYQRIWINPNDPKIIVAVADQGAVVSANRGASWSNWYNQNTAAMYHVTTDNAFPYRVCSGQQDSGSACVQSRSDDGRITFHDWHPVNIQEYGMAAPDPKNPDIVFGSQRSGVSRYDRRTAQTTQVGPDASGTLPGGGAMNRNVRTMPLHFSPVDNQTLYYVSNVVWKSTDKAHSWTRVSPDLTRQTWDVPANAGKYAATVKPAPMGSITALSPSPRSLSILWAGTDDGHIQVTTNGGTTWNNVTPPSIKPWTRIFNIEAGHFDNLTAYAAANTLRLDDINPHFFRTHDGGKTWTEINTGIAGGAVANAIREDPRQKGLLYAATDLQVWVSFDDGDHWQTLKNGMPPISVRDLQVKDDSTCHCADLIAGTHGRGFWILDNVTPLRQAAAARSALSSGKPYLFKPAPAVRVRFGTNEPTPWPPEMPSGENPPPGGLIDYYLASDASGPVMLEILNAKGKVVRSYSSTEPVFDPDPGKDMAAYDKVCQKNPTAAYCGLPLYWPAPQYIISTKAGMHRFSWDLRFDPVSPQDLIPAGDEEATGAVPGRTYPNYNVPWVPPGTYTARLTVNGTSQSQPIEVKLDPRVKIAPVALAQLNALSVEMYEGAVAAHRAFNEAKALGAKVAALTGADAESVKGELEALAPTGLNRMRIGGFRRRGAATATPTLEAVSNALQAAAMGMQGAEVAPTAVQVAAAAAARRQYVTTMGRWTLARTRAKALGVER, from the coding sequence ATGCGCTGGCGCGAGATCGGCCCCACCCGCGCCGGACGCGCGCGCGCGGTCTCGGGCGTCGCCTCGCTCCCCAACACCTTCTACGCCGGCTTCGACAACGGCGGCGTGTGGCGGTCGACCGACTACGGCGCCAACTGGGTCCCGATCTTCGACGACCAACCCACCGGCTCGATCGGCGCCATCGCCGTCGCACCGACCAATCCCAATACGATCTATGTCGGAAGCGGTGCGGGGATCATCCGCCCCGACCTGGCCATCGGCGACGGGATGTACAAGTCGACCGACGCCGGCAAGACGTGGACGCATCTGGGGCTGCGCGAAAGCCAGATGATCGCCGCCATCGCCGTCGACCCGCGCAACGAGAACCGCCTCTTCGTCGCCGTGCTCGGTCACCCGTACGGCCCCAACCCCGAGCGCGGCGTCTTTCGCTCGACCGACGGCGGGCGCACGTTCGAGAAAGTCCTCTACAAGGACGAGTACACGAGCGCCAATGAGGTGCTCATCGACCCGAGCGACCCCAACACCATCTACGCCACCCTCTGGCAGCAGCAGCAGAGCTTCATAGAAGGGCAGGGGTTCGGCAACGCGGGAATGGGGATCTTCAAGTCGACCGACGGCGGCACGACCTGGACGCAGCTCTCCGACGGGCTCCCGCCGATCCTGCAGGCCAATATCGCCATCGCCCCCAGCGAGCCCGGGACGCTGTACGCCGTGGTGGCGCCCGGCACGGGGGCCATCGGCTTCTACAAGTCGACCGATGGCGGCGCGCACTGGTTCCAGCCCGTCCTCGGCGCCAACAAGGAAACGCCTAACGGCAAGCAGGACATGCGCCCGCTGGCACGCATCGGGGGGGGCGACCTTCCCACGCTGGCGATCGATCCCAAGGACCCGAAGGTCGTCTACAGTGCCTCGGTGGTCATGTGGCGCACCATGGACGGCGGGTTGACGTGGTCGGCGGTACGCGGTGCACCTGGCGGCGACGACTACCAGCGCATCTGGATCAACCCCAACGACCCGAAGATCATCGTCGCCGTCGCGGACCAGGGCGCCGTGGTTTCCGCCAATCGCGGCGCGTCATGGAGCAACTGGTACAACCAGAACACGGCCGCGATGTACCACGTCACCACCGACAATGCCTTCCCGTATCGCGTCTGCAGCGGGCAGCAGGACTCGGGGTCGGCGTGCGTGCAGAGCCGCTCGGACGATGGGCGCATCACCTTCCACGACTGGCATCCGGTCAACATCCAGGAGTACGGGATGGCGGCCCCCGATCCGAAGAACCCCGATATCGTCTTCGGGAGCCAGCGCTCCGGCGTCTCTCGCTATGATCGCCGCACCGCGCAAACCACGCAGGTGGGACCCGACGCGTCCGGGACGCTCCCCGGCGGCGGAGCGATGAATCGCAACGTGCGTACCATGCCGCTGCACTTCTCGCCCGTGGACAACCAGACGCTGTACTACGTCTCCAACGTCGTCTGGAAGAGCACCGACAAGGCGCACAGTTGGACGCGCGTCTCCCCCGACCTCACCCGCCAGACGTGGGACGTTCCGGCCAACGCCGGGAAGTACGCCGCCACCGTGAAGCCGGCGCCGATGGGGAGCATCACCGCGCTCTCACCGTCGCCGCGTTCGCTGTCGATCCTGTGGGCTGGCACCGACGACGGACACATCCAGGTGACAACCAATGGCGGGACCACGTGGAACAACGTGACACCGCCGTCGATCAAGCCGTGGACGCGAATCTTCAACATCGAGGCGGGGCACTTCGACAACCTCACGGCGTACGCGGCGGCCAACACGTTGCGCCTAGACGACATCAACCCGCACTTCTTCCGCACGCACGACGGCGGGAAGACGTGGACCGAGATCAACACGGGGATTGCGGGCGGCGCGGTCGCCAACGCCATTCGCGAAGATCCGCGGCAGAAGGGGCTGCTCTACGCCGCGACCGACCTGCAGGTATGGGTCTCGTTCGACGACGGCGACCACTGGCAGACGCTCAAGAACGGGATGCCCCCCATCTCGGTGCGCGACCTCCAGGTCAAGGACGACTCGACGTGCCACTGCGCCGACCTCATCGCCGGAACGCACGGGCGCGGCTTCTGGATCCTCGACAACGTGACGCCGCTCCGGCAGGCGGCGGCGGCGCGCTCGGCGCTCTCGTCAGGCAAGCCGTACCTCTTCAAGCCGGCCCCCGCCGTGCGCGTGCGCTTCGGCACCAACGAGCCCACGCCATGGCCCCCGGAGATGCCATCGGGGGAGAATCCGCCCCCGGGGGGGCTCATCGACTACTACCTGGCCAGCGACGCCAGCGGACCCGTGATGCTCGAGATCCTCAACGCCAAGGGGAAGGTCGTCCGCAGCTACTCCAGCACCGAGCCGGTCTTCGACCCCGATCCGGGGAAGGACATGGCGGCCTACGACAAGGTCTGCCAGAAGAACCCCACCGCCGCGTACTGCGGGCTCCCGCTGTATTGGCCCGCACCGCAGTACATCATCTCGACCAAGGCGGGGATGCATCGCTTCAGCTGGGACCTGCGCTTTGACCCCGTGTCGCCGCAGGACCTGATTCCGGCCGGTGATGAAGAAGCGACGGGAGCCGTCCCCGGGCGCACGTACCCCAACTACAACGTGCCGTGGGTTCCGCCCGGCACGTACACCGCGCGCCTCACGGTCAACGGGACGTCGCAGTCGCAACCCATCGAGGTCAAGCTCGATCCGCGCGTGAAGATCGCCCCGGTAGCCCTGGCGCAGCTCAATGCGCTGAGCGTGGAGATGTACGAGGGAGCCGTGGCCGCGCACCGGGCGTTCAACGAGGCCAAGGCGCTGGGTGCGAAGGTCGCCGCGCTCACCGGCGCCGACGCCGAGTCTGTGAAGGGGGAGCTGGAAGCGTTGGCCCCCACGGGGCTGAATCGCATGCGCATCGGAGGCTTCCGCCGGCGCGGCGCGGCGACGGCCACGCCCACGCTGGAGGCGGTGAGCAACGCGTTGCAGGCGGCCGCAATGGGGATGCAAGGGGCCGAGGTGGCACCGACGGCGGTGCAGGTGGCGGCGGCCGCCGCCGCACGCCGGCAGTACGTCACCACGATGGGGCGGTGGACCCTCGCCCGGACGAGGGCCAAGGCGTTAGGCGTGGAACGCTGA
- a CDS encoding erythromycin esterase family protein, whose amino-acid sequence MPPPRLAARIRCFAYAALAIAPLVGVRGTVAHAQQPLNLGFDRPSVAYADRPWGWSLGWSAFAPGAPASFTLDSTVRAEGRFSLRVVAADTGALAPPRMLMLQLPAEVTRGRALRLRGSVRAQGLRGAASVHLEAWGDRVVPAGDSMVLHDAAVDSGWRSFDLAVRVPDDATIHSIVLMVGVRGSGTAWFDAITLDLDGLRITELPGHTAAVTAAQRAWLARRTAPISTLSPISRDRHAGRRVAALDPDLALVSRIVGNARLVGLGESTHGTREFFVAKHRLLAHLARDMGFDVFAIEANQLAVETLNAFVLGGPGTARDAMRVLFRVWNTEEMLGLVEWMRAHNDANPQRRVRFIGYDMQDHWTPGDSLDAFARRVAPAWEGRVRALTSAYRAQPSFVMPNAPDSARAAWLAAADSLWQEASARRAGWLSVARSHRDTIAVEWAVHSADLLRQAASLNRSLNSPDRDSLMAANLDWAMRTLYPTSRAVVWAHDVHVSHGGDRRRSFNAGAQMGAHLKRTYGYDYRAFSFLTRAGAYRATRGLADHEMIAAAAYPAPPGSVEALLATLPRARGSVGLVADVRVPEHDQRGSWLWQPRPIRHIGYAAYDYGFEIRAVMPLEFDGVVFVERTSAARPLR is encoded by the coding sequence ATGCCGCCTCCCCGACTCGCCGCACGGATTCGCTGTTTCGCCTACGCCGCGCTGGCCATCGCTCCCCTCGTGGGCGTGCGTGGCACGGTGGCGCACGCCCAGCAACCCCTCAACCTCGGCTTCGACCGACCCAGCGTCGCCTACGCCGATCGCCCGTGGGGGTGGTCGTTAGGTTGGTCGGCGTTCGCCCCGGGCGCTCCGGCGAGCTTCACGCTCGACTCGACGGTCCGCGCGGAAGGGCGCTTCAGCCTGCGGGTGGTGGCGGCCGACACGGGCGCGCTGGCGCCACCCCGCATGCTGATGTTGCAGCTCCCCGCCGAGGTCACGCGCGGCCGGGCGTTGCGACTGCGTGGGAGTGTGCGCGCGCAAGGGCTGCGCGGAGCGGCCTCGGTGCATCTCGAGGCGTGGGGTGATCGCGTCGTTCCGGCCGGCGACTCCATGGTGCTGCACGACGCGGCCGTCGACTCGGGTTGGCGATCGTTCGACCTCGCCGTGCGTGTCCCCGACGACGCGACGATCCACTCGATCGTCCTCATGGTTGGGGTACGCGGGAGCGGGACCGCCTGGTTCGACGCCATCACCCTCGATCTCGACGGCCTCCGGATCACCGAGCTGCCAGGCCACACCGCCGCGGTCACCGCTGCGCAGCGCGCCTGGTTGGCGCGGCGCACGGCCCCGATCTCCACGCTCAGCCCCATCTCCAGGGACCGCCACGCCGGGCGCCGGGTCGCCGCGCTCGACCCCGATCTTGCGCTCGTCTCCCGAATCGTGGGCAACGCGCGGCTCGTCGGGCTTGGTGAGTCGACACACGGGACGCGAGAGTTCTTTGTCGCCAAGCATCGACTCCTGGCGCACCTCGCGCGTGACATGGGCTTCGACGTCTTTGCCATCGAGGCCAACCAACTGGCGGTCGAGACGCTCAACGCCTTCGTGCTGGGGGGACCCGGCACGGCGCGCGATGCCATGCGGGTCCTGTTCCGAGTCTGGAATACGGAGGAGATGCTGGGACTGGTGGAGTGGATGCGCGCCCACAACGACGCGAATCCTCAGCGCCGCGTGCGCTTCATCGGATACGACATGCAGGACCATTGGACCCCGGGCGACTCGCTGGACGCGTTCGCCCGCCGCGTGGCGCCGGCATGGGAGGGACGCGTGCGTGCACTCACGAGCGCCTACCGCGCACAGCCGTCGTTCGTGATGCCTAACGCCCCAGACTCGGCGCGCGCGGCGTGGCTCGCCGCTGCGGACTCGCTGTGGCAGGAGGCATCGGCACGGCGCGCGGGATGGCTGTCGGTCGCGCGCTCGCATCGCGACACCATCGCGGTGGAGTGGGCCGTGCATTCGGCCGACCTCCTGCGGCAGGCCGCGTCGCTCAACCGATCGCTCAACTCCCCGGACCGCGACTCGCTCATGGCGGCCAACCTCGACTGGGCGATGCGCACCCTCTACCCCACGTCACGCGCGGTGGTCTGGGCGCACGACGTGCACGTGAGCCATGGTGGCGATCGCCGCCGCTCGTTCAATGCCGGGGCGCAGATGGGCGCGCACCTCAAGCGCACCTATGGCTACGACTATCGCGCCTTTTCGTTTCTCACGCGCGCCGGTGCGTACCGGGCCACGCGCGGCCTCGCCGACCATGAGATGATTGCCGCCGCTGCCTATCCGGCGCCGCCGGGGAGCGTCGAGGCGTTGCTGGCGACGCTCCCCCGCGCGCGGGGGAGCGTCGGGCTCGTGGCCGACGTGCGTGTCCCGGAGCACGACCAGCGTGGCAGCTGGCTCTGGCAACCGCGCCCCATTCGCCACATCGGCTACGCGGCGTACGACTACGGATTCGAGATCCGCGCGGTGATGCCGCTGGAGTTCGACGGTGTCGTCTTCGTCGAGCGCACCAGCGCTGCACGGCCGCTGCGTTAG
- a CDS encoding amidohydrolase family protein: MSHPRSLVAKAPLASPMTPRSMTWATAIAAATIATAMAVAPALAQGRENILVPNNGPGTLPLGTTRGVRGNRVVIRNATIVSGRGSPGTNRGMPPEGPVDIIIENGIITDVVLQDAVNAAGYGPNYQRPTGDVVIDAKGKYVIPGLVEMHAHLPPLRSDLGPQGLAYAYRLYLGHGITTVRDAGTGGGLKLMADHRAQSAAHAMVAPRLVLCQRWPLPLRRWDIGNTPDKARAMVREFKTLGADCIKISKSPGHYPDVMEAAVDEGKKLGLPTMVDLKVSESDALVASNAGVRSIEHWYGIPDAALKGSQNFPADYNYWDELDRFRFAGNLWAEADKEPERISKVIDQMIKNGTNWDPTMATYEDNRDIWRKLGMPVRETLVHPSEVAAGPDSSIHGAFKREWSTADEINWKKNFTIWMKWIREYHARGGLLTAGSDEPGIGGIALIRELELLQESGLHPIDVIRVATTNATKALGMETLCGIRVGCAADLAVINGNPIENFKVMYGRGYGVYGLVPRDEQWKSGGVAWTIKAGEIFDAQALLREVESYVASERARMSGGKVVPNP, translated from the coding sequence ATGTCGCACCCCCGTTCGCTCGTTGCCAAGGCTCCACTCGCGTCGCCGATGACGCCGCGGTCGATGACCTGGGCCACCGCCATCGCCGCTGCAACGATCGCCACCGCGATGGCCGTCGCCCCCGCGCTGGCACAGGGGCGCGAGAACATCCTCGTCCCCAACAACGGACCGGGCACCCTCCCACTCGGCACCACCCGCGGCGTGCGCGGCAACCGGGTCGTCATCCGCAACGCGACGATCGTGAGCGGGCGCGGGTCGCCGGGGACCAACCGCGGAATGCCCCCGGAAGGGCCCGTCGACATCATCATCGAGAACGGCATCATCACCGACGTCGTGCTCCAGGACGCGGTCAACGCCGCCGGCTATGGCCCCAACTACCAGCGCCCCACCGGCGACGTGGTCATCGACGCCAAAGGGAAGTACGTCATTCCCGGGCTCGTGGAGATGCATGCGCACCTCCCTCCCCTCCGTTCGGACCTGGGGCCGCAGGGGCTCGCCTACGCATATCGCCTGTACCTCGGGCACGGGATCACCACGGTGCGCGACGCCGGCACCGGGGGCGGGCTCAAGCTGATGGCCGACCACCGCGCGCAGAGCGCCGCCCACGCCATGGTGGCCCCACGCCTCGTCCTCTGCCAGCGATGGCCGCTCCCGCTGCGCCGCTGGGACATCGGCAACACCCCCGACAAGGCCCGGGCGATGGTGCGGGAATTCAAGACGTTAGGCGCCGACTGCATCAAGATCTCCAAGAGCCCGGGACACTACCCCGACGTCATGGAGGCCGCGGTCGATGAGGGGAAGAAGCTCGGACTCCCCACCATGGTGGACCTCAAGGTGTCGGAGAGCGATGCCCTCGTCGCCTCCAACGCCGGCGTGCGCTCCATCGAGCACTGGTACGGGATCCCCGATGCCGCGCTCAAGGGGTCGCAGAACTTCCCCGCCGACTACAACTACTGGGACGAGCTCGATCGCTTCCGCTTTGCCGGCAACCTGTGGGCCGAGGCCGACAAGGAACCCGAACGGATCTCCAAGGTCATCGACCAGATGATCAAGAACGGGACCAACTGGGACCCGACGATGGCCACGTACGAGGACAACCGCGACATCTGGCGCAAGCTGGGGATGCCGGTGCGCGAGACGCTCGTGCACCCAAGTGAAGTCGCCGCCGGCCCGGATTCGTCCATCCACGGTGCCTTCAAGCGCGAGTGGTCGACCGCCGACGAGATCAACTGGAAGAAGAACTTCACCATCTGGATGAAGTGGATCCGCGAGTATCACGCACGCGGCGGGCTCCTCACCGCCGGGAGCGACGAGCCCGGCATCGGCGGGATCGCCCTCATCCGCGAACTGGAGCTGCTGCAGGAGTCGGGGCTGCACCCCATCGACGTCATTCGCGTGGCCACCACCAACGCTACCAAGGCGTTAGGCATGGAGACGCTCTGCGGCATTCGCGTGGGCTGCGCCGCCGACCTCGCCGTGATCAATGGCAACCCGATCGAGAACTTCAAGGTGATGTACGGCCGCGGTTACGGCGTCTACGGCCTCGTCCCCCGCGACGAGCAGTGGAAGAGCGGCGGCGTGGCCTGGACCATCAAGGCCGGCGAGATCTTCGACGCACAGGCGCTGCTGCGTGAGGTGGAGTCGTACGTGGCGAGCGAGCGCGCGCGGATGAGTGGAGGCAAGGTCGTGCCGAACCCGTGA
- a CDS encoding MFS transporter, with the protein MHEAPHPWRYAALYFPMGLMIGYPSVALGYLSSRAGLPVSAAAAMVGSAFFAHAFKFIWAPLADYSLSRKAWYRIAIGVMSLVIVALTATPMRESNVPLLSVLVLTGNFAATFVAFATEGLMAFNAGPGGRGRASGWFQSGNQFGQTAGGGLGLWLTKHLPEPWMAGAVLALLLVACSLALRGLQEPAGLPRGARVADRASDAWRELRAVLRSRAGRIGLLLAILPIGTGSAQFLFGSLGPEWNASADVVSFVLGIGGGIAIVTGCMVGGVLASRLPSARAYAVACTISALAALLLLVSPRNTLGYAASTLTYTFALGLCSTTLTGMVLGVIGERAAATKINVFFAMNTMFGLAMLRVDGWAHDRWATNGMLLVEFGIGAACLLLFVVMERRIRGTEGSAAAPV; encoded by the coding sequence GTGCACGAGGCTCCCCACCCCTGGCGCTACGCCGCCCTGTACTTCCCCATGGGGCTGATGATCGGGTATCCCAGCGTCGCGCTGGGATACCTCTCATCGCGCGCCGGACTCCCCGTCTCGGCGGCGGCGGCGATGGTGGGGTCGGCCTTCTTTGCCCACGCCTTCAAGTTCATCTGGGCGCCGCTGGCCGATTACTCCCTGTCGCGGAAGGCCTGGTATCGCATCGCCATCGGGGTCATGTCGCTCGTCATCGTCGCCCTCACCGCGACGCCGATGCGCGAGTCGAACGTGCCACTCCTCTCGGTGCTCGTGCTCACGGGCAACTTCGCCGCGACCTTCGTCGCCTTCGCCACGGAGGGGTTGATGGCGTTTAACGCCGGGCCGGGAGGGCGCGGCCGGGCGAGCGGGTGGTTCCAGAGCGGAAACCAGTTCGGGCAGACCGCAGGGGGCGGGCTCGGGTTGTGGCTGACGAAGCACCTCCCGGAACCGTGGATGGCAGGGGCGGTGCTTGCGCTCCTCCTCGTGGCCTGCTCGTTGGCACTGCGCGGGCTGCAGGAGCCGGCGGGCCTCCCGCGCGGGGCACGCGTCGCCGACCGCGCGTCGGACGCGTGGCGCGAGTTGCGCGCCGTGCTGCGCAGTCGTGCGGGACGCATTGGGTTGCTGCTGGCGATACTGCCCATCGGGACGGGATCGGCGCAGTTCCTGTTCGGATCGCTGGGGCCGGAGTGGAACGCGTCGGCCGATGTCGTCTCGTTCGTCCTCGGCATCGGTGGCGGGATTGCCATCGTCACCGGGTGCATGGTCGGCGGAGTGCTCGCGTCCCGCCTGCCGAGCGCGCGCGCGTACGCCGTGGCGTGCACCATATCGGCGTTGGCCGCCTTGCTCCTCCTCGTCTCGCCGCGCAACACGTTGGGCTACGCCGCCTCGACGCTGACCTATACCTTCGCGCTCGGGCTCTGCTCCACGACGCTGACGGGGATGGTCCTCGGCGTGATCGGCGAACGCGCGGCGGCGACCAAGATCAACGTCTTCTTCGCCATGAACACGATGTTCGGGCTGGCGATGCTGCGCGTGGATGGGTGGGCACACGACCGATGGGCCACCAACGGGATGTTGCTCGTGGAGTTCGGGATCGGGGCGGCGTGCCTGCTGCTGTTCGTCGTGATGGAGCGGCGGATACGTGGGACGGAGGGATCGGCGGCGGCTCCTGTGTAG